GTTTCTTCACTAATATTTTGATAAAGTAATTACAGCTTGAACAGGTTATCTGGAGTTTGTTTCATTTGTAATCTGATTGAATAATATCATCCGAAACGTAAGCGAAACAGAATCATATGACCATTTCTCCCGGATGAGCCTTGTAGGAGAATGAGCAGTGCAATTGATAAAAGAGAGTCAACCGTATGATGAACGTGAGTCTCAATCAATGCATATAGGACCCACATACATAGGACAATATCCACAATTCGAAGATCATTATATGGTATACGcatcaagttaattttttcccCGAGACGATGGGATGTTTGGTGGGATTAATAGTTACAAAAGGAGTCGAACACCTCCTCCATGAGATCACGATCGAACTCAAGATCTCTCTCCCTTCTTTcttagaagagagagagagtaacgaTTAACCAACAACACTAGCCGTGGTATTCATGCACCAAGTTAATTGAGAGCAAAAATCCAACACAAGCCACAAACTAGAACAAGAATTAGGTAATCAAAAACggcaagaaagaaagataatAGAAAATGTACAAAGGTACTTCAGATCTGCTTCAGTAATCTATGCTTTCTTAAAAGGAAGTTCGCTATCCCAAAGATACTAaaactctagagagagagagagagagatcagccggTGTAGATGTGGACGTGAACGGCGATGATGAGGATGGCGTAGAGTGCAAAGAAGAGAAGAGTGTGGAAGGCTATGGCCTTGCCGTTGGTTTTCATGCTCCCGAACTCCACCTGTTTGTTGTGCCCTGGTATCTGGAACAGCAACCCCGGTTGCAACAGCACGAACAGCACCACTCCGATCAGCACCGGCCCCCAGTCCGCCATTGTTGAGTCTCCAAGTTAACACAGACacagatctagagagagagagagagagagagagagagagaggtgtgaaaagtggaaACCCTCACACTTTATGAGAGAAGTGAGTAGAGAGGAATATTGTTGGCAATTTTGGCAAGCATAAAGTGGGGGCCAGTCGAGTTTCGGTCCCGGTGAAAATCATTCCAATCTGTTTAACCTGTCAATTGCAAAACTTCTGTTCATCCGTTTAAGGGTGGCAAGTGGTGGAGGGACAACTCTGGGGTGTTATTAACCCCCGGAAACCTAATCGCAAAGAAGATTAGTAGaaaattatgcaaaaaaaatttatttgggtttattttgagtttcataaaaatctaaaaaaatatttataaatttttgaatattattttatgaagctttataaaaaatcagctctaatggttatcggtaagtattatttttggattcgtagAGGTGAACCCCCAACACAAACACAAGAATTTGATTCTTGGGGTTGTAAGTCATAATGACAAGAAAGTAAAATCTTCATTTCAGTCACATAATCACTTAAAATGACATTCGTTTCCGTTCTCAATTTTTGTTCTGCGTTCGCGCTTTCAATCCTCGCACTCACGTATTATAGTTGTTTGGAAGATTTTTAAAATACACTTTCACGCTCCCGCTTGCGCATACACATCATGTGACTTATCTCTCACCATGGATGACAAGGCTTTTAACGCAACCAAACCTGTCATAGTGTCATGTATCCTATTAAAACTGCATTGAGATTTCAAAGCATATTGTATTGCGAACCAACCACCCCATGCCGCTTGTAGTAAAGGCCTTTTGACCGCTCTTTAATCAAGAAAGACAATGATGCTTTGCCTTATCCTACTACTGCCCACACCCACTCGACACAATGTGACAAGAAAAGAGTGAGCGGGCGATTATCAGTTTCCTTACCGATAAAATTACGGCACACTGCGTTGTGTGGGATCCATCTCGGATTCTTCCACCTCTTTATCTCACATACATCATGTGGGGCTCATATATAATAATGTATGTAAGAGATTGTGTTTgatattgtgtttgaattattgtgtgagtagcatttttgcatttatctctctcctctcggtaTTGCTTCTTCCTTCTGAATTCTACCCAATTAAACTTGCTAGTTACACATGATTTTTCTGTGTCTTCTACAGACTGTTTCTGTGCAAAATTCGTCTATTCTTTCTATTCCTGGTTGGGTGGAGGCAACGGGGGCTTGCAGGGTACAGAGAACCCAATAGATAATTGGACTCGGAGATCCAGATATGGAGTTTTAAATCTGGGTGCTGGCTCTTGAATCGATCCGGGAGACAGTGTTCTTGGGCTCTTCAAAAGCAACGATGAAGGCGTCAAGATGTAGACCCTGTGCAGATCCAACAGCGAGATTAGATCCATTGGCAATCGTCCACCCACTTTCATGAGCGAAGTGTTGGATTCAACATCAGAGCTGAGCggcatttccttttcttttttttgttcttgttgtttctgtgtttttttttccttgttttcttgtatttgttGTTTCGGCCTTTGGGCCGCACAGTTTGTTTTTGATTTGTATCAATATAACTTGCATAAGAAGTTGAAGTTATGGAATTGGAAAAATATTAGTTTCAAGTCCTTTGCATACAATTACAAGAGCAagccaaataaaaagttccttttttCTTCATCATACGCTCATTTTGCCCATTTCACAGAAATAAAGATACCACCTTATCCCCAAACAAATTCCTTATTTAAATGTACGGCAGAGACGCAGAGGCAAAAGAAATTAGAAGACATAAATAACACGAATTCACATCTCGACTCAGAGAGATCATGTACTAtttattttctcatatttgaatgcagaaaaaaagaatagagatccgataaaattaaatcaaaagcAACAAATCGGAGTTGGCGATTGTCATCAACCCATGTAGACATGGACCCCAATAGCTAAGAGGAAGATGCAGATGAGGGCAAAGTAGAGGATGGAATGAACCAATATGGACACACCGCTGGTTTTGAAGTTTCCAAACTCTACGTGCCGGGTGTGACCGGGTATCTGAATCAGCAGTCCCGGTGTTAACAGTATAAACAATACCACTGCTACAAACACCGGTCCCCAGTCCGACATCTTTCCTTTCCCTCTGTctatctctcctcttcttccttctctaGTTCCTCTCTATATGAGAATCAGAGAAGTGGAATGGCAAAGAAAAGGGTTGAAGGCATTGCAAGCCAGAACGGTGAGGGTTTACTTATACACAGGTGAAGGTTATTTATGAAAGAAGAGACAGAGAGAATGATGATAAAAGGTATAAGTAAACGTTACGGAATAAAGCTATAGTTTGGATTCACATTTCTTATTGGTTCGGGGgtcaaaggaaaacaaaaaagaaaataaagtgcacgaaactacttttttttttttttactgagtcagaaaaatcagaaaaagaataaatattCCTTCAGAAAAGTCCATGCCTGTGCAGTTATCCCCAGACAAATTGAACATCACCTAAATTTGATTCCAATTCCATCACGGGCCGAGCTAATTAGAGGATGGTGCTGTCCAAAgttaaaaaggcaaaaaagagcACCAAAGCACCTTATGGTTGCTTAATAAGATAGATATTCTGGTGTAAACTCTTAAGGATATCCTCATCATCACTCCACCACCCCTACTAAAAGTGGTTTTGTTTGCAGTTGCACACTTTCTCAAGTGACTAGATATTCCCTCATACTTGCCTGTGACTCTAAAGCTTTTCACAACAGATTATTCATGAATGTTTTGGCAACAACGCTGTTTTGCTTCTGATTTCAGTTTAACGAAACTGAAAAATGTACGATAAATTTGAGAGGCATCGCATTTCATAACTACAGTTTCAATGCACAAGCAATCAAGAAGCAATTTAGTGGCACCGGGATCATACTAAGCATTCCAACAGCTGCTGAAAATATGAAAAGCAAACAACAAAGCATGAGATGTtttcaattcaatatttttccAGCCTACCATAACAGCAATATGAAATAGAGCAAGATCGTTTTCAAGTCCTCACATTCAATCAAAATAACAAACCTATATTGAGCTCCATAATAGTTGACCCCATTTAGGCATAATTCAAGCGGAATATGTCATTTTGCACGTAGAAACTCCCTTGTGGTGTTGGCATCAAATGGAACAACTGTTAGCcaaaaaaatatagagaaaaAATTAGTGCCTGATAGATATCCACAAGGAGCAACATATCAATATACAATCTACCAGAATGGCAGTTACTATGATAAAGACAGGTGTGTGACAGAAATTCCATTGTATGCACCCAAGATCACATAATTTTTCATGTCCAATGTGTACATACTAATTGGTGCTTTCCTAGTGCTTTGCGCAAGGAAATATGccaaaaaagtacaaagaaAGGAAGCCATATtacttggcaaaaaaaaaaaaggagaccCCGGATTCTTCCGGAGATTTAAATGACACCATCAGGGATACCCCACTCATCTCTATAACATGAAAATGAGATGATGTTGCAGCAAAAAACTGACACAGTTCACcacaaaaatctcaaaaatgaGAATAGATAGGAGCAGAGTATTGCAAGCCTGTGAGCTGTgcatatgaaaaatgaaaaatcccaGCAAGAACTTGGACTAATTCTCGTACGACTGCGTCCTGCCACGCAATGGGGATTTATGATGCATTTCCCAAATGTAGTTGAGAAAGCTTTAGATTGTCAAACCAAGAACCACGAGCCACATGCCCATGAGAAGTGATGCCAAAGTTCAACAGGTCAACCCTGGTCTCAAAGTAGTCATTTCCTCACCCATGTATACCATGGTTACGAtgatctccaccaccaccaagctCTCCACTACCACTCCTCTGTTTATCTAAGACTGCTTCAGGGACAACCAAGTGAAAAAGCTCAATTCCGGTTAAAGGACCCCCTATCATTgacagtgttctaaatggcggccgctaaggccgcctaggcgcttggaggtgccctgctgccacgccaataccccttggcgtttgatttggcgcccaagGAGGTTTGGCGATGTTTGGTGGCCGCCTAGGCAgccttggcggtcttggcggcAGCATCGGCGTCTTCGGAGGCTTTTGGCGGcaaaaatgtatagtattaaactaaaaGGGCCAGGTTCGGGACTTACATATGAGGTGGTGGCACTTGCTTGCCACCACTATGGGAGCGGATGAAGTCTTCATGCCTAGAAGAAGTGGTAGAAATGTTGGAGTACGTGAGCCCCGAGAGCTACATGAAGAAGATTTTGTATCGGAAGATGACTCCGAAGAGGAGGGAAATGAGGAGATTGACTTTGAGTCCaatggagatcaagttttggaggggtatggaggagaagagttagaggaaggagatgaactttgaactcggtattagggatctccgatctcgtttatttctattattgtcttattcaacttatttgctagttgctactacttaatttcatttgggtttgtactttgaagtttgaacattaaactttgcattatggttatttctacttattgtcttattcaacttatttgctagttgctactacttaatttcatttgggtttgtactttgaagtttgaacttgcattatggatacatggaatatagtttgattggattaaaaaataaaaaataaat
This DNA window, taken from Rhododendron vialii isolate Sample 1 chromosome 8a, ASM3025357v1, encodes the following:
- the LOC131335749 gene encoding uncharacterized protein LOC131335749 is translated as MADWGPVLIGVVLFVLLQPGLLFQIPGHNKQVEFGSMKTNGKAIAFHTLLFFALYAILIIAVHVHIYTG
- the LOC131335750 gene encoding uncharacterized protein LOC131335750, whose product is MSDWGPVFVAVVLFILLTPGLLIQIPGHTRHVEFGNFKTSGVSILVHSILYFALICIFLLAIGVHVYMG